The following DNA comes from Hordeum vulgare subsp. vulgare chromosome 3H, MorexV3_pseudomolecules_assembly, whole genome shotgun sequence.
cttataatttaatgcatgctaatttgaatactactttatttgacgatttggttttgcttattgaatgctcaaattggaaaagtactcctactttgaatactatgcagaaatctaggagtcccgggtcgagccacgacccgggacttaagttgttttggaacggagttcctgatagaataattcttttttggtacaaaggttaagagaatccgttttttgcagaactatggatccacatatcaggacccTCGAAgacgaagaacttctcgaagatataatcaaagacggccccaacgttgaaccagctgaatctccgtcgtcatatctaaaccaggacgttggaatggagttcgagcgacacgaagatgaagccgatggggcaggagataggtccaatgacggagaaggtgatagctccactaatggagaagccggtgaagaggagaagttcggcgaggtatacatatgaagttcgacaatcacttgtaatatgtgaaaaatattggagatagctctatattgtatacatatacattcatttgacgaatgtttctccctcttaggcctccacatcgagcaaaactacgaaacgaggcccgactagaaagttggatgcacggacgcattacacatttgaggtgatatttcctacgggcgaacccaagcttcctaagaatgctgctgacatattcaagaagcaatgcggagttctcgttagggatcacgtcccgatcagcgttcgggagtggaacaagcgcaaaggggcagccgatagtgactatgtcgccgtaaggtacaaagataatctttggaatgatctcatgtcacatttcaacctgccagaatgtgaaaatgaagacgccgcagacaaactgagggccaaagtcaagcagtggactctgaagaagatggccgaactgttccgtagctggaagaagaagctatggaaaaactatctgaagacaaagaaagtgccagtattcgaggggtatcttgcCAAGCAGgcaaatcactggaaggcatttcaagagtacaaggagtcagaagatgcccaggcattatcagaaaagaacaagataaatgccgacaagaagaaatatcaccacaagctggggccagggggctatgagactgccatcccaaagtgggataagaaagagaaagatctgatagataaaggcatcgtacctgaaccactccgggatgagtgggaattgagagcaagaaattggttccttgcgcatgatgggtcgtacgacgaaacaacaggggacctcatctggaatgacgatcttaggatacccagggagaattggaaaaggatagtgaaagaaattaaggagggacaaagaaagttcactgcagaaagagataaagattttctcacactggtcctcggcaatgacgaacatggaggacgaacgcgaggcttcggtccttcttacccgtggtggcttgggtttgccagagaccaagacacttacagaagccgagagagagcaaagaagcggcagtaggatgaggagaatgacaagttcaaccagttgcttgccaggattaacgagcaacagaagcagattgatgagctgagaggagtaccgcgccaggaagatcctgcacttgatattaccggcgccccatctaagcggagaagcagtgtggctgaatctgaggccccgcccgacgatgaacgaagaatgatagagggcggtcccggctaccccgtggatggaatcaaggagtcaacatcatgtgaactccattagaaattcaagaacatatccatgaaggtggccgtcagacaagctttaccttctggccctgatgcacgctggcatggccgtgaggttcaagctggctttgctaaagtcggggtggatgaaatcatgacggggtttaatgatatggagctcgacatagctggacccgaagatgagaggacactcggagaagtactgggtggagtcatcctatgggacaagaactacatcaagcttccaggctcgcccccaaggacaacaccgcctccgagtcgtcgcaggtcacctacacctccattacctccaagccctccacatgacgtcggccagcacaacacgagtccatctcgatcaccgccgccggacttgggtcgtccgtctccgccgccgcccgcacatgatattaagcggaagcgtgccagcaagaacgctccgtcgatgatttctaagcgacggagctccccaaagcgcaaactgtcgcccctcccaaaggtacctcatgctaatcttcctatcagaccttatgatcgtacccccgaggaaaacgccaggatagcaaaggaacagcatgatgcgcagatgaaaaagaaggaacccgagccccgccccgaatacaccgagaagcaaatagcatgggcgaaagacttcataacccttccatcacagtatgacttacactataagcctgatgactatacacgcacattgcacaagcaagtgaaaaagagcagctcacgtgcaagtgcaagtgggaccaaatcaagttcaactacaagcaagaaaaaatcagacgttcctcagcttggacaacaggcaaacagtcgatcccaccccctcaaggtgttaaccgagaatgttccccctccggtgcaagggcaagcttttgaaagagcaaaggagttggcggctgaatgtggtatctcggttgaagatttgatgGCTTCCCAAGACAACAGGAtacccaaggttgtggtagcccctaagccacattttgtcatgggagagcctttggtcagcaaagatgatctcccaacaaatatgcgttacttgcataaatggtacttaagtgaatcaaagaatgggagaacgatgatcgtgctgagtgtcccacgggagtactacggccgctccgaagaaatccatatcgactttgatgaactcttccagatgtacaatggcgacgccctcgacaaatcgcttatgagttgctattgtctgtaagtttttcaattcgttgtctacatataacttgtttagttatttcaattcattatctatatataacttgtactttattatgcagaatgaagattctggattgtaaaagtaagaggatcctaaatattgggtttattgacccagataaaatacatatagcgacgctaactgacaaacccaaggagacggaggaaaaccttctaaggtttctaatagatcaaaatttctatgaccacatactgtttccatacaacttcaggtgagggtctttactctgttgtgtccattcacttataagtgtaattgataagttactcacacacacacacacacacacaaaatatatatatatatatatatatatatgcagctttcattggattctgttggagattcaaattgataagggaagagttgatgccttcgacccattatcgagacccttggaacagttccaaagcctgcaggacatgctccaagggtaattttaatcattcttgcgctgtatcagtctctttcgatgattttctgatatatcaattaatgaaaaacttagcaaatcattatccttgtcgggcagggtttggaagcggttcaagtgcgtgacttccggtaactttcctgagaagctgacctttagagcggctcaggtaagtagtagtatgatatacttctattaattttcaatacatttatgatgctagattattattttgattatatatattctgttctcgtaaagtgctaccagcagccacggggaacgcatctatgcggatactatgtttgcgagaccattcgcacgtttacctctgagttcaaggatcatagattcgacgtaagcaatgaacattcacacctctatttttacccgtcattctttgttatcatgattgatattcatattcatctcctcttcttatatagcacacggccatgaggacgaaggtcctaccagagcaacgcgcgattgctgttgcagaggagcttgcaggatttctgaggacggaagctatagaagacaaaggacgatttagtgtagctaagggccattactgatgttcgtccatgtaatcgaatagacgggctctagtcccgataattcagatctccatataattgtatatatatgatcgcttgtaagataagttaatctcatatatatatatgcataattatttctatttaaattatatgaaaactaattcccgaacaccaaacgaggcatcacgttaatctcccgaacacctaaaccctaaaaccctaaaacccaaaaataatttaatttaaaaaaaaacaaaaaccagcaaaatctgaaaatctttagtcccggtccgtgtaacgaaccgggactaaagggcctgcccctagggcgctacgaggcgtccacgtggagcacctttagtcccggcttgtaagagggccgggacgaaaggttagacctttagtcccgcccctttagtcccggttggtgaaccgggactaaagccccttacgggagccccggccccgtccccactagtgcattGTTCGCATCGCAAAAACCTTTGTCTTTCTGTGTGTTCTTGCGCGAGACAGAGACTGAGAGGTGATCCAATCCGTGCTTACACCCACCTCGCTGACTAAGGGAACACAGGCTACAAGCAAGCCTCACACAACTACGACAGGCCGCAGGGAGCAGCAGGACTAACAACACCACAGACAGAGACATGGCACGCTAAGGCcttaggaaaaaagaaaaaaaagaaaggcagAGGTGGCGATGCGTCATGCGTGCACGCAGGTCACACGAACTCGAAGTCCATCTTGATGGCGTCCGGGCCTTGGCCGAGCTCGCGGTTGAGAAGCTCCTTGGCAGCGGCGAACGCCGCCTCCTTGGTGCGGTCGTCGGCGCCGCTGGCCATCACCTTGTTGACGTTCTTGAAGATGGGCTTCCAGTACCGCTGCGCCTCGCGGttcaccgccgccaccgcccgctTCAGTGTCTCCGCATCCGTGGTCTCGGGGCGGTAGCTGGAAAGGACCTCGACTGCCTGTGCAAGGGCTACCTTCCGCAGCTGCACATCGTCAGCGTCGCTCGCAGCGGCGATGGCGCCGTTGCTGCCGCTGGCGGCGAGCGCCACAACGAGGAAGAAGAGTAGGTGGTGTAACGCCGCCATGGGAGCTAAGTATACAACAAGACTAGTGGTGGAGTGCACACCGGTCCATCTCTTGAAGGAGGAAGGTAAGTATATATGGTGGCAGTGGGCAGTGGCAGGGGCATCAAGAACGCATTGTCTAACTGCGACTGGTGGTCAGTTGGAGCATTGCATGAAAGCAGCTCTGGCGCCAATGTTCCAACCGGTTATGCCTGCTGCAACATTTGCTTCACGTGGATGTGATAAGGTGACCCGGACGGTTGACTGGTTCTGCGGTTCAATAGTTTTCCTCTGCTTCGCAAAGGCCGTTTGCCTCTCCACGTGACTGGTGTAGATATTGGAATCAATCAACTGCCTCCACCATAGTACATAGTACTCACATGCCATCCCTGCTACCTGCTGCTATCCTGCACGTCTTCTCTCTCGACGTCTGCTGTACATCAGATCAGATCATTCACACTACTCACGCCGGCCACTTTCACTACACCAACTAACTAGTAAAAATCGACAAAACTGATCCTTTTTTAAAGTTAAGCGCAGAACGAACCTCATTTAGTATAATTTCATAAGATGACCCTTTTGCATGTAGCATGCCGCCCTGGCCGAATATCCGATCGATGAGGTCTCCTACACTATGTGGTTTGTGATGTCCACTTAATGAAATCTCCTATACAATGCGGTGGGTATCTTAGTCAAGAGTCAAGACTCCTTAGAACAATGGCGCCGCATGGATGAGGAGGCTGGCCACGGGCTACGCTACTCCTTTTTCTATTCATGAGGGAAACAAGCTAGAAGTTCGATAGTTTTTGTAGGTAAAATATTACCATTGTACGTCTATCAAGACTGTCTGTGTGACTGAGGTTTATTTGCGTCTTCAATGTAATAGTATTACTTTGTGATAAACAATGTTTACAATACATTCGGGTTTAAACGATATCTTTACAAATTGTTGACATCAGTTTTTAGCTTGCACAAAAAACCCTTTAAGATGACCTTGAATGTAACGGCGTGGACGGTGTCAGGGTTGCCTCAGTCTTGGATCCCTGcgagggccattagtcccggttggtaatacaaaccgggactagagatATATCTATGTTTTCTCCTTTCTCTCCTCTGTTCTCTTTCCTTGCTCAAGTTCATTATTAATTTCTTCCTAGATTTGTCAAGATTTAAGGCGTCCCATCCATCCAaatgttcacaaaggttagcaactttgtcctttcatctttcattgctagtttagctcgTACAATGCTCTATAATTATAGTGATTTGTGGCTTTTAGTTTGAAAGgaattatgtgggagtttatttgatttatatgctatctgagctcaaattaacttcttagtttgcatatgtgtaggtgtggtttacttggTGTCTTCCCGTTCCCGTCCTAACCACTGTCGATCGCCCGCACCatctcgtcaccggcaccaccttggtgatcctcttgttcttattcattttattccaaaaaaatcttatttgtatgatttagattgttttcttacctgtatgattgtttgttacAAGTCAGTATG
Coding sequences within:
- the LOC123441114 gene encoding uncharacterized protein LOC123441114 gives rise to the protein MAALHHLLFFLVVALAASGSNGAIAAASDADDVQLRKVALAQAVEVLSSYRPETTDAETLKRAVAAVNREAQRYWKPIFKNVNKVMASGADDRTKEAAFAAAKELLNRELGQGPDAIKMDFEFV